In Festucalex cinctus isolate MCC-2025b chromosome 5, RoL_Fcin_1.0, whole genome shotgun sequence, a single genomic region encodes these proteins:
- the fbxo4 gene encoding F-box only protein 4: MAGNTNSHSESVVIRSLRRLKEFYWPSGVRNVVLDHGEEPGFLDCLPVDVQFQIMTLLSSVDICRLGATSRYWRALVRDPLLWKFFLLRDMPDWPSIDHLTMPQLEAPEAPVINDDAEQDDYERTESKIDYMAEYLKGCPSCRQKWLPLWPPYRVLTSFLQSLVPSAEPRYAMFGPGMEQLDVSLVTKLMHASDILPMSVIPNSHTNGPSVIGSGISYMFNNQHKFNIFTLYSTNKAERDRAKLQKQYMSGKLFTLVGSNDSGQPVYRPAPQVQQVCQVVEGVIYVANAELGRGEGESEGAQIRAVLCSTTIPLLVLSCISRQESEAVGTTRMKTRRRTPCVDIAKRLGLPQLPNPWMVQDTVAESLSGLLDGISWLLRSSGVKVYDS; encoded by the exons ATGGCAGGAAATACTAATAGTCATAGCGAATCAGTTGTTATTCGAAGCCTTAGGCGCTTGAAAGAGTTTTATTGGCCTTCCGGCGTGAGAAACGTCGTTTTGGATCATGGAGAGGAACCGGGCTTCTTGGACTGTTTACCT GTGGACGTGCAGTTCCAAATCATGACCTTGCTGTCCTCTGTGGACATCTGTCGCCTGGGAGCTACCAGCCGTTACTGGAGGGCCTTGGTCCGAGATCCATTGCTGTGGAAATTCTTCCTTCTCAGGGACATGCCTGACTGGCCCTCCATCGATCACTTAACGATGCCGCAACTCGAGGCGCCAGAAGCACCGGTCATCAATGACGATGCAGAACAGGATGATTACGAAAGGACAGAATCCAAAATCGACTACATGGCAGA GTATCTGAAAGGATGTCCGTCATGCAGACAGAAATGGCTTCCTTTGTGGCCACCGTACCGAGTATTGACGTCCTTCCTCCAGTCTTTGGTGCCCTCAGCTGAACCGCGCTACGCCATGTTCGGGCCCGGCATGGAGCAACTGGATGTCTCTCTAGTCACCAAGCTCATGCACGCCTCGGATATTCTACCCATGTCAGTCATTCCGAACAGTCACACCAACG GACCTTCAGTGATCGGCTCTGGCATCAGTTACATGTTCAACAACCAGCACAAGTTCAACATCTTTACACTTTATTCGACTAACAA GGCAGAGAGGGACCGCGCCAAACTGCAGAAGCAGTATATGAGTGGTAAACTCTTCACTTTAGTCGGAAGCAATGACTCGGGTCAGCCAGTCTACAGGCCGGCCCCTCAGGTGCAGCAGGTGTGCCAGGTCGTGGAAGGGGTCATCTATGTGGCGAATGCTGAACTGGGGAGAG gTGAAGGAGAATCTGAGGGGGCTCAGATCAGGGCTGTGCTGTGCTCCACAACCATCCCCCTGCTGGTGCTCTCGTGCATCTCCAGACAGGAAAGTGAAGCGGTCGGGACCACCCGAATGAAAACCAGGCGTCGAACACCCTGTGTTGACATAGCAAAGAGGCTCGGACTGCCTCAGCTCCCTAATCCTTGGATG GTGCAGGATACAGTTGCAGAATCTCTGTCCGGTCTTCTGGATGGTATTTCTTGGCTGCTGAGGTCCTCGGGTGTTAAAGTGTATGATAGCTAG
- the rimoc1 gene encoding RAB7A-interacting MON1-CCZ1 complex subunit 1, giving the protein MADDYRRQGLDLERRIFEFDAKCSALKAEKQDDDYLQNAAVILDKLKSYYRQGGESSSLSKLLQDYTQVILDITFYEENKLVDQAFPEDCSPFKIQQLLQDLTEPEVLVGRLAPSQEVQAVLGLELLECLYWRRGALLYMYCHTLHQRKQWIKENKETFMKCIQEGVRYLMRMLQVRNSVKLNDGVVLHDTATAGFLSEGIFSDTHLLTMMYIGEMCFWAVKYEDYSGDTVDCKEDHLQFRDIGTQILNKYVLACEGPLQGQGWNTENAKEILSVLQ; this is encoded by the exons ATGGCCGACGACTACAGGCGACAAGGCCTCGACTTGGAGAGAAGGATATTCGAGTTTGACGCCAAGTGTTCCGCTCTCAAAGCCGAGAAACAAG ATGATGACTATTTACAAAATGCGGCTGTCATACTGGACAAGTTGAAAAGCTATTACAGACAAGGAGGGGAGAGCAGCAGCCTTTCCAAGTTGCTTCAGGATTACACACAG GTGATCCTAGATATCACATTTTACGAAGAGAACAAACTGGTGGATCAAGCGTTTCCGGAGGACTGTTCACCGTTTAAAATCCAGCAGCTCCTGCAAGATCTGACTGAGCCGGAAGTTCTGGTGGGGAGACTAGCGCCATCTCAAGAG GTGCAGGCTGTTTTGGGCTTGGAGCTGTTAGAATGCCTCTATTGGAGACGTGGTGCGCTGCTCTACATGTACTGCCACACCCTTCATCAACGGAAGCAATGGATCAAGGAAAACAAGGAGACATTCATGAAG TGCATTCAAGAAGGGGTGCGCTACCTAATGCGGATGCTGCAGGTGAGGAACTCGGTGAAGCTCAATGATGGGGTGGTGCTCCATGACACTGCAACAGCAGGCTTCCTATCTGAag GTATTTTCTCAGACACACACCTGCTGACCATGATGTACATTGGAGAAATGTGCTTCTGGGCGGTGAAGTACGAAGACTACAGCGGTGACACAGTGGATTGTAAAGAAGACCACCTCCAGTTTAGGGACATTGGCACACAAATCCTCAACAAGTACGTGCTCGCTTGTGAGGGCCCGCTGCAGGGCCAGGGCTGGAACACGGAGAATGCCAAGGAGATCCTCAGTGTTTTACAGTGA